The Microlunatus antarcticus genome window below encodes:
- a CDS encoding SDR family oxidoreductase yields MTNLQGATVLVTGANGGLGAEFVHQALTRGAVKVYATARTPRTWDDARVVPLALDVTDAASVAAAAEAAWDTTVVVNNAGISGTSSLLDSDVTDVEHVFATNVFGALRVAKAFAPVLARNGGGALVDVHSVLSWIGLAGGYSASKAAFWSITNSLRLELAPQGTQVLGAHLGYTDTPMIAALDVAKSDPAQIVASIWDAVEAGQHEVLADQISRDVRAALSSPVEALYPSLA; encoded by the coding sequence ATGACCAACCTTCAGGGCGCGACCGTCCTCGTCACCGGCGCGAACGGCGGCCTCGGGGCCGAGTTCGTCCACCAGGCCCTGACCCGCGGGGCGGTGAAGGTGTACGCGACGGCCCGCACGCCGCGCACCTGGGACGACGCCCGCGTCGTTCCGCTCGCGCTCGACGTCACCGACGCGGCGAGCGTCGCGGCGGCCGCCGAGGCGGCGTGGGACACGACCGTCGTCGTCAACAACGCGGGCATCAGCGGGACGAGCAGCCTGCTCGACTCCGACGTCACAGACGTCGAGCACGTGTTCGCGACGAACGTCTTCGGCGCGCTCCGCGTCGCTAAGGCGTTCGCCCCGGTGCTGGCGCGCAACGGCGGCGGGGCGCTCGTCGACGTGCACTCGGTCCTCAGCTGGATCGGGCTGGCCGGCGGCTATTCCGCCTCGAAGGCCGCCTTCTGGTCGATCACCAACTCGCTGCGCCTCGAGCTCGCCCCCCAGGGCACGCAGGTGCTGGGCGCGCACCTCGGCTACACCGACACCCCGATGATCGCCGCGCTCGACGTGGCCAAGTCCGACCCGGCCCAGATCGTGGCCTCGATCTGGGACGCCGTCGAGGCGGGGCAGCACGAGGTCCTCGCCGACCAGATCAGCCGTGACGTCCGCGCCGCGCTCAGCAGCCCCGTCGAGGCGCTCTACCCGTCGCTCGCCTGA
- a CDS encoding sensor histidine kinase produces the protein MTGLPVPWLDLTDVAGRRPHPPTSLDRRRRARRASPTSTAVLVEQAAAVGVAALRLSLVVQMVPALAAGVQISARPHAYVVLWSLAVAVAVLGAGVVALRRRPLPAPLVYADVAAAVLLLTLAGGTIPVEHRIGSWVGWTAGYALTVACCSGTLRSTRGWLLSLGLVVAGYVFYVGPLAAGPALPTVIANALGYVVLASTVRLIVWYLRRISLIADRAQAEVARLARLEEEHRAQLAMHDATAVMQLLADPTLPAALRAQLQTQAVAEVRRMRSYLRHETGVTEAPGSAPGLRAVVAEACDGFADLGLQVRTELLDDQQVDPATAAALVSALRTVLHNVRRHADATAVVVHGDVDEARRWTITVSDDGCGFDLRLTPLGVGLRTQVVDELAQHDVDVHLDSEPGRGTRVELSGTAGT, from the coding sequence GTGACAGGGCTGCCGGTGCCGTGGCTCGACCTCACCGACGTGGCCGGCCGGCGGCCGCACCCCCCGACGTCGCTCGACCGCCGACGTCGCGCGCGGCGTGCGTCGCCCACCTCGACGGCGGTCCTGGTCGAGCAGGCCGCCGCGGTCGGGGTGGCCGCCCTCCGGCTCAGCCTGGTGGTGCAGATGGTTCCCGCCCTGGCGGCGGGTGTGCAGATCTCCGCCCGGCCGCACGCGTACGTGGTCCTCTGGTCGCTCGCCGTGGCCGTCGCCGTGCTCGGGGCCGGGGTCGTGGCCCTGCGTCGGCGACCGCTCCCCGCGCCGCTGGTCTACGCCGACGTGGCCGCCGCCGTGCTGCTGCTCACCCTGGCCGGGGGCACGATCCCGGTCGAGCACAGGATCGGCTCGTGGGTCGGCTGGACGGCGGGCTACGCCCTGACCGTCGCCTGCTGCTCGGGCACCCTGCGCTCGACGCGCGGCTGGCTGCTCAGCCTGGGCCTGGTCGTCGCCGGCTACGTGTTCTACGTCGGGCCGCTGGCGGCCGGCCCGGCGCTGCCGACCGTCATCGCGAACGCGCTCGGCTACGTCGTCCTCGCCTCCACCGTCCGGCTGATCGTCTGGTACCTGCGCAGGATCTCGCTCATCGCCGACCGCGCCCAGGCCGAGGTGGCCCGGCTGGCACGGTTGGAGGAGGAGCACCGCGCGCAGCTCGCGATGCACGACGCGACGGCGGTGATGCAGCTGCTGGCGGACCCGACCCTGCCCGCCGCGCTGCGGGCCCAGCTGCAGACGCAGGCCGTGGCCGAGGTCCGTCGCATGCGCAGCTACCTGCGGCACGAGACCGGCGTGACGGAGGCGCCGGGCTCGGCGCCCGGGCTGCGCGCCGTGGTCGCGGAGGCGTGCGACGGCTTCGCCGACCTCGGGCTCCAGGTCCGCACGGAGCTGCTCGACGACCAGCAGGTGGATCCCGCGACCGCGGCGGCGCTGGTGTCGGCCCTGAGGACCGTCCTGCACAACGTCCGGCGCCACGCGGACGCGACAGCGGTCGTGGTGCACGGCGACGTGGACGAGGCCCGGCGGTGGACGATCACGGTCAGCGACGACGGCTGCGGCTTCGACCTGCGGCTGACCCCGCTGGGGGTGGGTCTGCGCACCCAGGTGGTCGACGAGCTGGCGCAGCACGACGTCGACGTCCACCTCGACTCCGAACCCGGGCGCGGGACACGGGTCGAGCTCAGCGGGACGGCCGGGACGTGA
- a CDS encoding response regulator transcription factor: MRPRVVLVDDIAALRAALPVLLPDLDFVGVYAEAEDLLAERPPADLVLLDLKLANTSQPSAAQGLEVVRLVVGAGYRVCLYSQEERRFVLAACVAAGASGLVAKSDPLEETARTIDRVLAGEVVLPSSLVGLAEVLVRRGNLRLLSPRQRQLLAGRARGRTYAEIGGELHLSESTLRGYWTDVCAVVADHLKTSSAADIERAMGLAPGDLLWPGAPGAST; the protein is encoded by the coding sequence GTGAGGCCGCGCGTCGTCCTCGTGGACGACATCGCCGCGCTCCGCGCCGCCCTCCCGGTGCTGCTGCCCGACCTCGACTTCGTCGGGGTGTACGCCGAGGCGGAGGACCTGCTCGCGGAACGTCCGCCCGCCGACCTGGTGCTGCTCGACCTCAAGCTGGCGAACACGAGCCAGCCGTCGGCCGCGCAGGGCCTCGAGGTCGTCCGGCTCGTGGTCGGGGCCGGCTACCGGGTCTGCCTGTACAGCCAGGAAGAGCGCCGCTTCGTGCTGGCCGCGTGCGTCGCCGCCGGCGCGTCCGGGCTCGTGGCCAAGTCCGACCCGCTCGAGGAGACCGCGCGGACCATCGACCGGGTCCTCGCCGGCGAGGTCGTGCTGCCGTCGTCGTTGGTCGGGCTGGCGGAGGTGCTCGTCCGGCGCGGCAACCTGCGGCTGCTGTCACCCCGGCAGCGCCAGCTCCTCGCCGGCCGGGCCCGCGGCAGGACGTACGCCGAGATCGGTGGGGAGCTGCACCTCTCGGAGTCGACGCTGCGCGGCTACTGGACCGACGTCTGCGCCGTGGTCGCCGACCATCTCAAGACGAGCTCCGCCGCCGACATCGAGCGCGCGATGGGGCTCGCCCCGGGTGACCTGCTGTGGCCCGGGGCGCCGGGAGCCTCGACCTGA
- a CDS encoding SDR family NAD(P)-dependent oxidoreductase — protein sequence MTTTLITGASRGLGLETARQLLAAGHTVYLGSRDEARGRALAAELGARSVQLDVTDDASIARAFAQLGAEGGLDVLVNNAGIARYALNGPDALAVFDTNAVGIIRVTEAALPLLRRSANPVVVNVSSALGSFAANHDPARPASQFAAIVYGASKAAVSMLTVQYARAVPEVRFNAVEPGYTATELGDVDHSAGQPVEVGAAVIARWASISADGPTGTFQEREGVLGW from the coding sequence ATGACCACCACACTGATCACCGGGGCCAGCCGCGGCCTCGGCCTCGAGACCGCCCGCCAGCTCCTCGCCGCCGGCCACACCGTCTACCTCGGCTCCCGGGACGAGGCGCGCGGACGCGCGCTGGCCGCGGAGCTCGGCGCGCGCTCCGTCCAGCTCGACGTCACCGACGACGCCTCCATCGCCCGCGCGTTCGCGCAGCTCGGGGCCGAGGGCGGCCTCGACGTCCTGGTGAACAACGCCGGGATCGCGAGGTATGCGCTCAACGGTCCCGATGCGCTCGCCGTCTTCGACACCAACGCCGTCGGCATCATCCGGGTCACCGAGGCCGCCCTGCCGCTGCTGCGGCGTTCCGCGAACCCGGTCGTCGTCAACGTCTCGAGCGCGCTCGGCTCGTTCGCGGCCAACCACGACCCCGCCCGGCCGGCCTCGCAGTTCGCCGCGATCGTCTACGGCGCGAGCAAGGCGGCGGTGTCGATGCTCACGGTCCAGTACGCGCGGGCCGTGCCGGAGGTCAGGTTCAACGCGGTGGAGCCCGGCTACACCGCCACCGAGCTCGGCGACGTCGACCACAGCGCCGGCCAGCCGGTCGAGGTCGGTGCCGCCGTCATCGCCCGCTGGGCGAGCATCAGCGCTGACGGGCCGACGGGGACGTTCCAGGAGCGCGAGGGCGTGCTCGGCTGGTGA
- a CDS encoding phage baseplate protein, whose amino-acid sequence MTTQQLSTTPDDRGISRRAVLGATGGLALAAGTGLLGVPRRAVAAPSRRAALTSVGSWDLTATSHPFLEDKLTTDTHHTMQSFCFDPNNQWLFTIAQPNGGTAGQLSVTRLSYGGTVSGHMNLGALGHGVSMGAERSGTSTFLWTEYDYDASTDRGRGIQRFQFVDGGTPRPTYRGNPTADEGGVNVTPSVDHWNRLLALKYTVGGSSRFRVYDLDRASAGDFSQVLLQVTQPALAGTFQGWTIFGSYVYLLHGDAYSGTNPSPGNTTLSKLDLSTGAYAQGPVHSNAFGSMTSREPEGMAGYVKADGEHRLYFGFVGHSGTRSAGQPDGIDRPISIAYKNAFS is encoded by the coding sequence GTGACGACGCAGCAGCTCAGCACCACCCCCGACGACCGGGGCATCTCGCGACGTGCCGTCCTCGGCGCGACCGGCGGGCTCGCGCTGGCCGCCGGGACCGGCCTCCTGGGCGTCCCTCGCCGCGCGGTGGCGGCGCCGAGCCGACGGGCTGCCCTGACCTCCGTGGGGTCGTGGGACCTGACGGCCACGTCCCATCCGTTCCTGGAGGACAAGCTCACCACCGACACCCACCACACGATGCAGTCGTTCTGCTTCGACCCGAACAACCAGTGGCTGTTCACGATCGCCCAGCCCAACGGCGGCACGGCGGGCCAGCTGTCCGTCACGCGGCTGAGCTACGGCGGCACGGTCTCCGGCCACATGAACCTCGGTGCGCTCGGCCACGGCGTGTCGATGGGGGCCGAGCGGTCCGGCACGTCGACCTTCCTGTGGACGGAGTACGACTACGACGCCTCGACCGATCGCGGTCGGGGGATCCAGCGCTTCCAGTTCGTCGACGGCGGCACGCCGCGGCCGACCTACCGGGGTAACCCCACCGCCGACGAGGGCGGGGTCAACGTCACCCCCTCGGTCGACCACTGGAACCGCCTGCTCGCGCTCAAGTACACGGTGGGTGGCTCGTCGCGGTTCCGGGTCTACGACCTGGACCGGGCCAGCGCCGGCGACTTCTCGCAGGTGCTCCTCCAGGTCACCCAGCCGGCGCTGGCGGGGACGTTCCAGGGCTGGACGATCTTCGGCAGCTACGTCTACCTGCTGCACGGTGACGCCTACAGCGGCACCAACCCGTCACCCGGCAACACCACGCTCAGCAAGCTCGACCTCTCGACGGGCGCGTACGCGCAGGGACCGGTGCACAGCAACGCGTTCGGGTCGATGACGTCGCGGGAGCCGGAGGGGATGGCGGGCTACGTCAAGGCCGACGGCGAGCACCGGCTCTACTTCGGGTTCGTCGGCCACAGCGGCACCAGGAGCGCCGGCCAGCCCGACGGGATCGACCGGCCCATCAGCATCGCCTACAAGAACGCCTTCTCCTGA
- a CDS encoding helix-turn-helix transcriptional regulator, with translation MTSSEFGHLVRRWRDRATPDAVGLPPGRRRRAAGLRREELAGLAAISADYLTRLEQGRATSPSAQVVESLARALRLSDAERDLLFRVAGHAPPGQGVVRSHLAPSVQRVLDRLAGTPVCVYDASWTLVVANAPYDALMGETSTWQGLERNAVWRHLVGPGSRAVSTPAEQARLEAQLVADLRLTVSRYPDDPALGRLVHDLAALSPRFVELWDSSEPDLDQEMTRHKIIEHPAVGRITLDCDTLVVALDDLRLMVYTAEPGTEDAERLALAIVLGTQTLVS, from the coding sequence GTGACGTCGTCGGAGTTCGGGCACCTGGTCCGCCGCTGGCGTGACCGGGCCACCCCCGACGCGGTCGGGCTCCCGCCGGGTCGCCGCCGTCGCGCCGCCGGGCTTCGCCGCGAGGAGCTCGCCGGCCTGGCCGCCATCTCCGCGGACTACCTCACCCGGCTCGAGCAGGGGCGGGCCACGTCGCCGTCGGCGCAGGTGGTGGAGTCGCTGGCCCGCGCGCTGCGCCTGTCCGACGCCGAGCGCGACCTGCTGTTCCGCGTCGCGGGCCACGCGCCGCCGGGCCAGGGCGTCGTCCGGTCGCACCTCGCGCCGAGCGTGCAGCGGGTGCTCGACCGGCTCGCCGGGACCCCGGTCTGCGTGTACGACGCGAGCTGGACGCTGGTCGTGGCCAACGCGCCGTACGACGCGCTGATGGGCGAGACGTCCACGTGGCAGGGCCTCGAGCGCAACGCGGTCTGGCGCCATCTCGTCGGGCCCGGGAGCCGAGCCGTGAGCACCCCCGCGGAGCAGGCCCGGCTGGAGGCCCAGCTGGTCGCCGACCTGCGCCTGACCGTGTCGCGCTACCCGGACGACCCGGCCCTCGGACGGCTCGTCCACGACCTCGCCGCGCTGAGCCCGCGCTTCGTGGAGCTGTGGGACTCGAGCGAACCCGATCTTGATCAGGAGATGACGCGGCACAAGATCATCGAGCACCCGGCCGTCGGCCGCATCACGCTCGACTGCGACACCCTCGTCGTCGCGCTCGACGACCTGCGCCTGATGGTCTACACCGCCGAGCCGGGCACCGAGGACGCGGAACGGCTCGCCCTCGCGATCGTCCTCGGCACCCAGACCCTCGTCTCCTGA
- a CDS encoding glycoside hydrolase family 43 protein, with protein sequence MTTLRTTRRTYRNPVHLGYFADPFALRLEDRYVAYGTGAAVGGRVFGVLESTDLVGWTSVGGALEPVDPALGADYWAPEVARADGRFWMYYSVGHGDAGHHLRVAVADAAEGPFTDLGLDLTPDERFAIDPHPFRDADGSWFLFFARDVLDGPRVGTQLAVAELSGMTTLGPTTTVLAPSADWQIFARDRQMYGGRHDWHTLEGPSVREHDGTYYCFYSGGSYLGEGYAVAWASAPSALGPWTEPADGSGRLIASVPDHVRGPGHNSVVTTFGGTDMIVYHAWNETLSARELCIDPLRWTAAGPTTPGPTWQDQPLPA encoded by the coding sequence GTGACCACGCTCCGCACCACGCGACGCACCTACCGCAACCCGGTGCACCTGGGGTACTTCGCCGACCCGTTCGCGCTGCGGCTCGAGGACCGCTACGTCGCGTACGGCACGGGCGCGGCGGTCGGGGGCCGCGTGTTCGGGGTGCTGGAGTCGACCGACCTCGTCGGCTGGACCTCCGTCGGGGGCGCGCTCGAGCCCGTGGACCCTGCGCTCGGCGCCGACTACTGGGCGCCCGAGGTCGCGCGGGCCGACGGCCGGTTCTGGATGTACTACTCCGTCGGGCACGGGGACGCCGGCCACCACCTCCGGGTGGCCGTGGCCGACGCCGCCGAGGGACCGTTCACCGACCTCGGTCTCGACCTGACGCCGGACGAGCGGTTCGCGATCGACCCGCACCCGTTCCGCGACGCCGACGGCAGCTGGTTCCTGTTCTTCGCCCGCGACGTCCTCGACGGGCCGCGGGTCGGGACCCAGCTGGCCGTCGCCGAGCTGTCGGGGATGACGACGCTGGGGCCGACGACGACCGTCCTCGCCCCCAGCGCCGACTGGCAGATCTTCGCGCGCGACCGCCAGATGTACGGCGGCCGCCACGACTGGCACACGCTCGAGGGGCCGTCGGTGCGCGAGCACGACGGCACGTACTACTGCTTCTACTCCGGCGGCTCCTACCTCGGCGAGGGGTACGCGGTCGCCTGGGCGAGCGCCCCGTCCGCGCTGGGGCCGTGGACCGAGCCCGCGGACGGGTCGGGCCGGCTGATCGCCTCGGTCCCCGACCACGTGCGCGGGCCTGGGCACAACAGCGTCGTCACCACGTTCGGCGGGACGGACATGATCGTCTACCACGCCTGGAACGAGACGCTCAGCGCCCGCGAGCTCTGCATCGACCCGCTCCGCTGGACCGCCGCCGGTCCGACCACCCCGGGCCCCACCTGGCAGGACCAGCCCCTGCCCGCCTGA
- a CDS encoding family 43 glycosylhydrolase, translating into MKRLTRATAVLAAAVVPLLAGAATPALAAPPLVDRATFTNPVSKSFADTFADPSLIRGLDGWWYAYGTSDPLREGDDPDEPAQIPIARSHDLATWTYVGEAFSSSNRPSWATADAGLWAPDIRYVDGQYRLYYVVTQTTLFAGENDNAIGMATAPTPAGPWTDSGAPIVEPRPGDNAAQDPNDFKWNFDPSTVTDGGKQYLFYGSYYGGVFVQQLGTNGRSRVGTPTQVGIDNKFEGAYAVHRDGYWYLFASTANCCAGPTTGYSVQVGRSKKITGPYVDAQGVSLTASRTGGTPVLNQNGNRWIGAGHNAVATDLAGRDWIVYHALDRADPYLNGTDGINQRPMLIDRLDWVKGWPVVRAGRGPSTGQQQGPATGGRWSTAFDSGVPARWQTTGTWSEETSTPTGGYVSADKAGSLLTAKVGGSARVEADLRSSGTAYGLSLRAGSSTVRVRVDPQAGTLRLQQQRPGQKTRTSTSDLPDSFSADAWHAVALEVRDGSATAEISNARLGDPISTADLDLRGSTKKVDRAGAVAEGAGVDVDNLSALPAAKPVTKLAATPVPDRLDRSASDTFSGSTLDPAWSWVRQDAKATLGGGRLTWPTEAGDLNGTGNDAGVLLRSPGEGPWTIETKLTIDLGTDDVRNYQQAGLVAYVDDDQFVRLDHVAIFNTRQTEFGHETPYAGRVVNGGTIVGPPARTTWLRITHRVDPANGEHELRGWTSRDGKTWVKGGVWTLPAGSDVKVGLVSQGGVGATAEFSYFRLYR; encoded by the coding sequence ATGAAGCGTCTGACCCGAGCGACGGCCGTGCTGGCGGCCGCCGTCGTGCCCCTGCTGGCCGGTGCGGCCACCCCGGCCCTCGCCGCCCCGCCCCTCGTCGACCGCGCCACCTTCACGAACCCGGTGTCCAAGAGCTTCGCCGACACGTTCGCGGACCCGTCGCTCATCCGGGGCCTCGACGGCTGGTGGTACGCGTACGGCACCTCGGACCCGCTCCGCGAGGGGGACGACCCGGACGAGCCGGCGCAGATCCCGATCGCGCGCTCGCACGACCTGGCCACGTGGACGTACGTGGGCGAGGCGTTCAGCAGCAGCAACCGGCCGAGCTGGGCGACGGCCGACGCCGGCCTCTGGGCGCCCGACATCCGCTACGTCGACGGGCAGTACCGGCTCTACTACGTCGTCACGCAGACCACGCTCTTCGCCGGCGAGAACGACAACGCCATCGGCATGGCCACCGCGCCCACCCCGGCCGGTCCCTGGACCGACTCGGGCGCCCCGATCGTCGAGCCGCGGCCCGGCGACAACGCGGCTCAGGACCCGAACGACTTCAAGTGGAACTTCGACCCGAGCACGGTCACCGACGGCGGCAAGCAGTACCTGTTCTACGGGTCCTACTACGGCGGGGTCTTCGTGCAGCAGCTCGGCACGAACGGCCGCTCCCGCGTCGGCACGCCCACGCAGGTGGGGATCGACAACAAGTTCGAGGGCGCGTACGCGGTGCACCGCGACGGCTACTGGTACCTCTTCGCCTCCACCGCGAACTGCTGCGCCGGGCCCACCACCGGCTACTCCGTCCAGGTCGGGCGCTCCAAGAAGATCACCGGCCCGTACGTCGACGCCCAGGGCGTCTCGCTGACGGCGTCGCGGACCGGCGGCACACCGGTGCTCAACCAGAACGGCAACCGCTGGATCGGCGCCGGCCACAACGCGGTCGCCACCGACCTCGCCGGCCGGGACTGGATCGTCTATCACGCCCTCGACCGCGCCGACCCGTACCTGAACGGCACCGACGGCATCAACCAGCGCCCGATGCTGATCGACCGGCTGGACTGGGTCAAGGGCTGGCCGGTCGTCCGCGCCGGTCGCGGACCGAGCACCGGCCAGCAGCAGGGCCCGGCGACCGGCGGTCGCTGGTCGACCGCGTTCGACTCCGGCGTCCCGGCGCGCTGGCAGACCACGGGCACCTGGAGCGAGGAGACCAGCACGCCGACCGGCGGCTACGTCTCCGCCGACAAGGCAGGGTCGCTGCTGACCGCGAAGGTCGGCGGCTCCGCCCGCGTCGAGGCCGACCTGCGGTCCTCGGGGACGGCGTACGGGCTGAGCCTGCGCGCCGGGTCGTCGACGGTCCGGGTTCGCGTCGACCCGCAGGCCGGCACGCTCCGGCTGCAGCAGCAGCGGCCGGGGCAGAAGACCCGCACGAGCACGTCCGACCTGCCCGACTCCTTCAGCGCCGACGCCTGGCACGCCGTCGCCCTCGAGGTGCGCGACGGCAGCGCGACGGCCGAGATCTCGAACGCCCGGCTCGGTGACCCGATCAGCACCGCCGACCTCGACCTGCGCGGCAGCACGAAGAAGGTCGACCGCGCCGGGGCGGTGGCCGAGGGAGCCGGTGTGGACGTCGACAACTTGAGCGCTCTGCCGGCGGCGAAGCCGGTCACGAAGCTGGCGGCGACGCCGGTCCCGGACCGGCTCGACCGCTCGGCGAGCGACACGTTCTCCGGCTCCACGCTGGACCCGGCCTGGTCGTGGGTCCGCCAGGACGCGAAGGCGACGCTGGGCGGCGGCAGGCTGACCTGGCCGACCGAGGCGGGCGACCTCAACGGCACCGGGAACGACGCCGGCGTGCTGCTCCGCTCCCCCGGCGAGGGCCCGTGGACGATCGAGACGAAGCTGACGATCGACCTCGGCACCGACGACGTCCGCAACTACCAGCAGGCCGGGCTGGTCGCGTACGTCGACGACGACCAGTTCGTCCGCCTCGACCACGTCGCGATCTTCAACACCCGGCAGACCGAGTTCGGCCACGAGACCCCGTACGCGGGCCGCGTCGTCAACGGCGGCACGATCGTCGGCCCGCCGGCCCGGACGACCTGGCTGCGAATCACGCACCGGGTCGACCCGGCCAACGGCGAGCACGAGCTGCGCGGCTGGACGAGCCGTGACGGCAAGACGTGGGTCAAGGGCGGGGTCTGGACGCTCCCGGCCGGGTCCGACGTCAAGGTCGGGCTCGTCTCGCAGGGCGGCGTCGGGGCGACCGCGGAGTTCTCGTACTTCCGTCTCTACCGCTGA
- a CDS encoding winged helix-turn-helix transcriptional regulator: MLGILGGDERCPIARGLDVLGEKWTLMVVRDALLGSTRFSQFQASLGIPREILTARLASLVESGVLERSSYKPDGGRAREEYRLTESGRDLGPVLLALGGWADRHHPSERRSDLRFVDAETDEAVEAAVVAAGSGRIVPRDRVAARLDRPVS, from the coding sequence ATGCTCGGCATCCTCGGCGGCGACGAACGCTGCCCCATCGCCCGCGGGCTCGACGTGCTCGGCGAGAAGTGGACGCTGATGGTCGTCCGCGACGCGCTGCTCGGGTCGACGCGGTTCAGCCAGTTCCAGGCCTCGCTCGGCATCCCCCGCGAGATCCTGACGGCGCGGCTCGCGTCGCTGGTCGAGAGCGGCGTCCTGGAACGTTCCTCCTACAAGCCCGACGGCGGCCGCGCCCGCGAGGAGTACCGGCTCACCGAGTCCGGCCGCGACCTCGGGCCCGTGCTGCTCGCCCTCGGCGGCTGGGCCGACCGGCACCACCCCTCCGAGCGTCGCTCCGACCTGCGCTTCGTCGACGCCGAGACCGACGAGGCGGTCGAGGCCGCGGTCGTCGCCGCTGGCTCGGGCCGGATCGTTCCGCGCGACCGCGTCGCCGCCCGCCTCGATCGCCCGGTGAGCTGA
- a CDS encoding M23 family metallopeptidase has translation MPPLPPTSETEPCCCAAEETDDGRAARFSRRSLLRGASIGGLAVAAGVTLPPLAAFAAGPNIYNPFVGRTVTQTWAQHRANGSLGGVDYAMPVGTPLPACGAGTITNIANNGTGGNTVTINLGGGWKSQYMHLSRFTTNGKTVAQKDVVGWSGGAAGAPGAGSSTGPHCHWHLIDPNGTRVNALNYVSTGGGSTKLPKTSTEDDGQPGPIFYKRMQNWLRLTAGYTGPIDGEPGKNTYAALQSAMRAYGYTGVIDGVMGTNSWKAVQRLAAEHGYDGPQDGVMGANSWRGFAAFLNDDRWD, from the coding sequence ATGCCCCCGCTCCCCCCGACGTCCGAGACGGAGCCGTGCTGCTGCGCCGCCGAGGAGACCGACGACGGCCGCGCCGCGAGGTTCTCGCGGCGGTCGCTTTTGCGCGGAGCCTCGATCGGCGGTCTCGCCGTGGCCGCCGGGGTGACGTTGCCGCCGCTGGCCGCGTTCGCGGCCGGACCGAACATCTACAACCCCTTCGTGGGGCGGACCGTCACCCAGACGTGGGCGCAGCACCGTGCCAACGGCTCGCTCGGCGGGGTCGACTACGCGATGCCCGTCGGGACGCCGCTGCCCGCCTGCGGCGCCGGCACGATCACGAACATCGCGAACAACGGCACCGGCGGCAACACCGTGACGATCAACCTCGGCGGCGGCTGGAAGAGCCAGTACATGCACCTGTCCCGGTTCACGACCAACGGCAAGACCGTGGCGCAGAAGGACGTCGTGGGCTGGTCCGGCGGCGCGGCCGGCGCGCCCGGCGCGGGGAGCTCGACCGGACCGCACTGCCACTGGCACCTGATCGACCCGAACGGCACGCGCGTGAACGCGCTCAACTACGTCAGCACCGGTGGCGGCTCGACGAAGCTGCCGAAGACGTCGACCGAGGACGACGGGCAGCCGGGCCCGATCTTCTACAAGCGGATGCAGAACTGGTTGCGCCTCACCGCGGGCTACACCGGCCCGATCGACGGCGAGCCGGGCAAGAACACGTACGCGGCCCTGCAGTCGGCCATGCGGGCCTACGGCTACACGGGCGTGATCGACGGCGTCATGGGGACGAACTCCTGGAAGGCCGTCCAGCGCCTCGCCGCCGAGCACGGCTACGACGGTCCCCAGGACGGCGTCATGGGCGCCAACTCCTGGCGCGGGTTCGCCGCGTTCCTCAACGACGACCGGTGGGACTGA